The following are encoded together in the Deinococcus soli (ex Cha et al. 2016) genome:
- a CDS encoding EpsG family protein, with protein MIRVTIGTRGALSSKINIQGLRNRSYAPVFYLMSMVMFAIYGYIIAYRDPSVGTDTRAYMSLYLTHKLRPDLLQQYEAGFVAFLKMVSVYSNDPRVFIASISLLINTLFCISGILIFRNSSVILYTTLLLASPFYFSLNTNGLRQGIALGICFLFAGIFFNVRRIFLTAPAILPIIASFHLPMIISYIGFLFKLRKEVIIFIWLMSIIIGIFSSSFSSTLSSIFDATKYNAYLEGDQSNFRTGLRIDFIIFSALPILSYLITPRSSLADFKKAHFFMTAYIVINSIGMLINFMPFYSRILLASWAITPIIYALSLKSIKGKGKLSFLRKLSIWSVIFATNILGLITLI; from the coding sequence ATGATAAGAGTGACAATCGGGACACGTGGCGCGCTATCATCAAAAATAAATATTCAAGGGCTACGAAATAGATCATATGCCCCAGTATTTTATCTTATGAGTATGGTAATGTTCGCTATATATGGATATATCATAGCCTATCGTGATCCATCTGTAGGTACAGATACTAGAGCATATATGAGTCTTTACTTAACGCATAAGCTTAGGCCTGATCTTTTGCAGCAATATGAAGCCGGCTTCGTTGCATTTTTGAAAATGGTCAGTGTATATTCGAATGATCCTCGTGTGTTCATCGCATCAATCAGCCTTTTGATTAACACATTATTTTGTATTTCAGGGATACTCATATTCAGAAACTCATCAGTAATCTTATACACAACTTTACTTCTAGCAAGCCCGTTTTATTTTAGCCTAAACACGAACGGCCTTCGTCAGGGGATAGCTCTTGGAATTTGCTTCTTATTTGCGGGCATTTTTTTTAATGTAAGAAGAATTTTTCTGACCGCGCCAGCAATTCTACCAATCATCGCATCTTTTCATCTCCCTATGATAATATCCTATATAGGATTTCTATTTAAATTAAGAAAAGAAGTAATTATATTTATTTGGCTGATGTCAATTATTATTGGTATTTTTAGCTCATCTTTCAGTTCAACCTTGAGCAGCATATTTGATGCGACCAAGTATAATGCCTATCTAGAAGGCGACCAAAGCAACTTTAGAACCGGTTTACGCATAGATTTTATCATATTTAGCGCTTTGCCAATACTGTCTTACCTCATCACACCAAGATCCAGCTTAGCAGATTTTAAAAAAGCGCATTTCTTCATGACTGCATATATAGTTATTAATTCAATAGGGATGCTTATCAATTTTATGCCCTTCTATAGCAGAATACTGCTTGCGTCGTGGGCTATTACACCGATCATATATGCACTGTCCCTAAAATCGATAAAAGGAAAAGGTAAATTATCGTTTCTCAGAAAACTTTCAATCTGGTCTGTTATTTTTGCGACCAATATCCTTGGGCTGATAACACTAATTTAA
- a CDS encoding IS630 family transposase (programmed frameshift), whose protein sequence is MAEWHPSKYSRAQLEERRLAATPWLQGGQHSQQAIADHFGVSVHTVSNWKKRLKRTGSLQATVTTGRPSRLTAAQLEQVRTLLREGALHHGFPDPTWSTRRVADLIGRHFDVWYHPDHVRRMLRQLGFTPQMPDGRAAERNELRIASWKEQVAPELEKKVAQGATLVYLDEVGFSLKGVRRRTWSTRGVTPLVILPANWEKLSTIGAITSDGRFFQHTKPGAIRSGDVTRFFQHLLRHVQGKIVVVLDNAGIHRAKATQAFVERHERLSLVFLPPYAPELNPIELVWAYVKRNVLGNFCARSVGMLKAKLTTAWQRVRYIDLPQHLMDSNLCRYQ, encoded by the exons GTGGCCGAATGGCATCCATCCAAATACTCCCGGGCGCAGCTGGAGGAACGTCGACTGGCGGCGACCCCCTGGCTTCAAGGGGGCCAGCATTCACAGCAGGCGATTGCCGATCACTTCGGCGTGTCCGTACACACCGTCAGTAACTGGAAGAAACGTCTGAAGCGCACCGGCAGTCTCCAGGCAACGGTGACGACAGGACGCCCCTCGCGACTCACCGCCGCCCAGCTTGAACAGGTCCGCACCCTCCTGCGGGAGGGTGCGCTGCACCATGGCTTCCCTGACCCGACCTGGAGCACCAGACGAGTCGCAGACCTGATCGGGCGGCACTTCGACGTGTGGTACCACCCCGATCACGTCCGGAGAATGCTTCGGCAGCTGGGGTTTACGCCCCAGATGCCGGATGGACGGGCAGCAGAACGCAATGAACTCCGGATCGCGTCCTGGAAAGAACAGGTGGCTCCGGAGTTG GAAAAAAAGGTCGCGCAGGGCGCCACCCTGGTGTACCTGGATGAGGTTGGCTTCTCGCTGAAAGGCGTGCGAAGACGAACGTGGTCGACCAGGGGCGTGACGCCCCTGGTCATACTCCCGGCCAACTGGGAAAAACTCTCGACGATCGGGGCGATCACTTCGGACGGTCGATTCTTCCAGCACACGAAGCCTGGGGCGATCCGGAGTGGGGACGTCACCCGGTTCTTCCAGCATCTGTTGCGCCATGTGCAGGGGAAGATCGTGGTGGTGCTGGACAACGCGGGCATTCACCGAGCGAAGGCAACCCAGGCGTTCGTGGAGCGCCACGAACGCCTGTCGCTGGTGTTTTTGCCGCCGTACGCTCCGGAATTGAATCCGATCGAGCTGGTGTGGGCGTACGTGAAGCGGAATGTGCTGGGGAACTTCTGTGCCCGCTCAGTGGGCATGCTGAAAGCGAAGCTGACGACGGCTTGGCAACGGGTTCGGTACATCGACCTGCCTCAGCATTTGATGGACTCAAACTTATGCCGTTATCAATAA
- a CDS encoding dTDP-4-dehydrorhamnose reductase family protein, which produces MKVLIFGADGMLGHRLLIDLHNSGLETAGTVRKDGAYSYNGKFDIEKYQIFYGIDATDLDSMERCISNFKPDYIVNCIGYIKQRGFNDIATMIYLNSELPHHLSKICQDRNIRLLLISTDCVFSGDKGNYKEDDAMDARDIYGISKYIGEVGNSNVLTLRTSIIGHEIFSSDSLLEWFLKQNGSIKGFKRAIFSGMTTNEMAEIIYNIIHNNSFRGGVYHVSSSPISKYDLLNKIKILYKTSTEIHGDYDFKCDRSLNSDRFRKDFDYKAKSWDDMLTQMAEKGEKYE; this is translated from the coding sequence ATGAAGGTTTTAATATTTGGGGCAGATGGCATGTTAGGACATCGTCTTCTTATTGATTTACATAATTCAGGCTTAGAAACCGCTGGCACAGTCAGGAAGGATGGCGCATATTCATATAATGGCAAATTTGACATCGAAAAATATCAAATATTCTATGGAATAGACGCCACAGATCTAGATTCTATGGAAAGATGCATTTCTAATTTCAAGCCCGACTACATAGTTAATTGCATAGGCTACATAAAACAACGTGGGTTCAACGATATTGCCACTATGATATATTTAAATTCAGAGCTTCCTCACCATCTGTCTAAAATCTGCCAAGATCGTAATATTAGATTACTTCTTATTAGCACAGATTGCGTTTTTTCTGGTGATAAGGGGAATTACAAGGAAGATGACGCGATGGATGCCAGAGATATTTACGGTATCTCTAAATATATTGGCGAAGTGGGTAATTCAAATGTCCTCACGCTAAGAACCTCAATTATTGGGCATGAAATATTTTCATCAGACAGTCTCTTAGAGTGGTTTTTGAAGCAAAATGGTTCAATTAAAGGCTTCAAGCGAGCCATATTTTCAGGGATGACCACAAATGAAATGGCTGAAATTATTTATAATATTATACATAATAATAGTTTTCGCGGTGGAGTATATCATGTTTCATCAAGTCCGATATCAAAATATGATCTCCTAAATAAGATAAAGATACTATATAAAACTTCCACCGAAATACATGGTGACTATGACTTCAAATGCGACAGAAGTCTTAATTCGGATAGGTTCAGAAAGGACTTTGACTACAAAGCAAAGAGTTGGGACGATATGCTAACTCAGATGGCAGAAAAGGGAGAAAAATATGAATGA
- a CDS encoding polysaccharide biosynthesis protein yields the protein MNDILSSKRILITGGTGSFGKEMIRRLLKSDCEEIIVFSRDEFKQELLRAEFSGEARITYFIGDIRDFSSIKRALYGVNYVFHAAALKQVPSCEFYPFEAVKTNIIGSQNVIEASIENKVSRLVCLSTDKAVQPVNAMGMSKALMEKLAQSRGRSSKGTIISCVRYGNVIYSRGSVIPLFISQINQGKPLTITNPNMTRFLMNLSEATDLVIEAFENAEGGDIFIKKAPASNIHNLAIAIQRITNTDTGIQVIGERHSEKLYEVLASSQELQRSQDRGEYLRLSADNRRLDYTNQSEDNFTDNNIDDYTSHNTKQLNQDELEKVLLEIPEIQSSLSKMTSI from the coding sequence ATGAATGATATTCTCAGCTCCAAACGCATCCTGATTACAGGCGGCACAGGCTCCTTTGGCAAAGAAATGATCAGACGCCTTTTAAAAAGTGACTGCGAGGAGATCATTGTATTTAGCAGAGATGAATTCAAGCAGGAACTATTACGAGCCGAATTTTCTGGTGAAGCCAGAATTACATATTTTATCGGCGATATACGCGATTTTAGCTCTATAAAAAGAGCGCTATATGGTGTTAACTACGTTTTCCATGCAGCAGCTTTGAAACAGGTCCCTTCCTGTGAATTTTATCCCTTCGAAGCAGTCAAAACAAACATTATCGGCAGTCAAAATGTTATAGAAGCTTCAATAGAGAATAAGGTTAGTCGGCTGGTATGCCTGAGTACTGATAAAGCTGTACAACCAGTGAATGCAATGGGTATGTCCAAAGCCCTTATGGAAAAGCTGGCTCAATCACGTGGCCGCAGCTCCAAAGGAACAATCATATCCTGCGTTCGTTATGGGAATGTAATTTACTCCCGCGGTTCGGTAATCCCATTGTTTATTTCTCAGATCAATCAAGGCAAGCCCCTAACGATCACAAATCCGAATATGACTCGCTTCTTGATGAATCTTAGTGAAGCAACCGATTTGGTAATCGAAGCCTTCGAAAACGCCGAAGGTGGAGATATTTTTATCAAAAAAGCACCTGCTTCTAATATACATAATTTGGCAATCGCCATTCAAAGAATTACAAATACCGATACGGGCATTCAGGTGATTGGCGAGCGTCATAGTGAAAAGCTTTATGAGGTATTAGCCAGTAGTCAAGAATTACAGAGGTCCCAAGATAGAGGTGAATATCTTCGCCTGTCAGCTGATAATCGTAGGCTAGATTATACGAATCAATCCGAAGATAATTTCACCGACAATAATATTGACGACTACACTTCACACAATACCAAACAACTAAATCAGGATGAGCTCGAAAAAGTTCTACTTGAGATTCCCGAAATCCAGTCATCATTAAGTAAGATGACATCCATTTAA
- a CDS encoding glycosyltransferase family 2 protein: MLSQSQYVDVSVIIPTYFSSNSLKRALHSVAFQTLPVAEIIIIDDSGDSSEVIKIKNILKEFTYPRERVKFYFNSKNMGPSYTRNRGIEESTSKYIAFLDSDDIWHPAKIEIQYSIMEELRSKLSGHQFNHTSNGKFDGVSKSIKTRVIKRKELLLRNPFSTPTVMAIRENFTKFPENIRFGEDYFCWIANYSPGDFILIKSTLAGGFKASYGASGLSQDISVMSQGVKAAFLLLLRRGHISRFEYFIALTIETMKYLNRKTVILLRKLR; the protein is encoded by the coding sequence ATGCTCTCCCAAAGTCAATATGTCGACGTCTCAGTAATTATTCCAACCTATTTTTCTAGCAATAGCTTAAAGCGCGCATTGCATTCAGTGGCCTTCCAAACTTTACCAGTAGCAGAAATAATAATAATCGACGACTCAGGAGACTCCAGCGAAGTAATTAAAATAAAAAATATTCTTAAAGAATTTACCTATCCACGAGAGAGGGTTAAATTTTACTTCAATAGTAAAAATATGGGTCCATCGTATACCAGGAATAGAGGCATCGAAGAATCTACCAGCAAGTATATTGCATTCTTGGATTCAGATGATATCTGGCATCCTGCAAAGATAGAAATCCAATACTCAATTATGGAAGAATTGAGATCGAAGTTATCCGGACATCAATTCAATCATACTTCTAATGGAAAATTCGATGGTGTCTCGAAAAGCATCAAGACTCGAGTTATTAAACGCAAAGAACTACTACTTCGTAATCCCTTCTCCACTCCCACGGTTATGGCAATTCGAGAAAACTTCACTAAATTTCCAGAAAATATTAGGTTTGGCGAGGATTATTTCTGCTGGATCGCGAATTATTCTCCCGGAGATTTTATATTGATAAAATCTACTCTTGCAGGTGGATTTAAAGCCTCTTACGGAGCATCTGGCCTCAGTCAAGATATCTCAGTTATGTCTCAAGGAGTAAAAGCAGCATTCTTATTGCTTCTCAGAAGAGGTCATATTAGTAGATTTGAATATTTCATTGCATTGACTATTGAAACGATGAAATATCTAAACCGGAAGACAGTCATTCTCTTGAGGAAGCTCAGATAA
- a CDS encoding glycosyltransferase, whose translation MKKGNILTVTTISRTNEAFLADVNHSLKDFNHFAAASDIVSSKVSAKYTKVFDLPIQRGFKSLLNYRKFQDILLSKIIEYNIDIVHVHTPVAAFMVRFALKDKWIKERLKIKLVYTAHGFHFFPGNSLVKNLIYGIAEYIAGKWTDKLIVINRTDEESARKYKIVEPDNIIFMPGIGIDLKKYSDIEDKATIKYTPYFLMVAEFIPRKRHRDVLNALAKCQTGFNLYLAGDGILENEIKQLAINLKIQDRVIFLGHRSDIPDLMKNSLAVILASSQEGLPRSLLEAMALGTLPIASRIRGNVDLLEDQSGVLFDVGNIEQLTEIMDQVFSQPDNYTMIKANAKSKIKEYSLERISELHNELYASLINKLNKDI comes from the coding sequence ATGAAAAAAGGAAATATTTTAACTGTTACAACAATTTCTCGAACAAATGAAGCTTTTTTAGCGGATGTTAATCATTCTTTAAAAGACTTCAATCACTTTGCTGCCGCATCAGATATAGTTAGCTCAAAGGTATCGGCTAAGTATACAAAGGTATTTGATTTACCAATACAGCGTGGATTTAAATCTCTTCTCAATTATAGGAAATTTCAAGACATATTGTTAAGCAAGATTATAGAATATAATATTGATATCGTCCATGTACATACACCTGTAGCAGCTTTTATGGTGCGATTCGCCCTCAAGGACAAATGGATTAAGGAAAGACTTAAAATAAAGCTAGTCTATACCGCACATGGTTTCCATTTTTTTCCAGGTAATTCATTAGTCAAAAATCTAATATACGGCATTGCCGAATACATAGCCGGCAAGTGGACTGACAAATTAATTGTTATCAACAGAACTGACGAGGAATCTGCACGGAAGTACAAAATAGTTGAGCCGGACAATATTATTTTTATGCCCGGCATTGGTATAGATCTAAAAAAATACTCTGATATCGAGGACAAAGCTACAATCAAATACACACCGTATTTCTTAATGGTCGCCGAGTTTATCCCTCGAAAACGCCATCGAGACGTTCTAAATGCACTGGCAAAGTGTCAAACGGGATTTAATTTATACTTGGCTGGAGATGGAATTCTTGAAAATGAGATAAAACAGCTTGCTATTAATTTAAAGATTCAGGATAGAGTTATTTTTCTCGGCCACCGTTCCGATATTCCGGATTTGATGAAGAATAGCTTGGCAGTTATTTTAGCAAGTAGCCAAGAAGGACTTCCACGCAGTCTTCTTGAAGCCATGGCTTTAGGAACCCTTCCCATTGCATCTAGAATACGAGGCAACGTCGATCTATTAGAAGACCAAAGCGGTGTGCTGTTTGATGTCGGGAATATTGAACAATTAACAGAAATAATGGATCAAGTCTTTAGTCAACCAGATAATTACACAATGATCAAGGCAAATGCCAAATCAAAAATCAAAGAATATAGCCTGGAACGTATTTCCGAGCTACATAATGAACTATATGCAAGTCTTATAAATAAATTAAATAAAGATATCTGA
- a CDS encoding AAA family ATPase: MPDTYDESRYRAPQKREHPEEDEIDLGVVWQGVKRRLPVILLSSLALGTGAYLWSRSQPSIYEASASVLSTNTQTQETGNLLNGLGRAAPLPDGVIEQVMVSPLVLGEVVKQLQASSAVQEPERSRLVAALQEDLRLQSMRAITLVSNVQAYSGGNGTYTFKARARTPQAAQVLADLISQALLDWDRSRAREGLRRAQAGFEAQLTQVEQQLQGSSGQERQVLSNRQASIQSNLIQISLLQDSITGVLSPLTSAVQPGAPVSPRPLRNALIAIALALLLGVLYSVLRTLLDRTVRSEDDVLNLGLPVLASVPRIRKRDVLLSGIVRAGRSAGLYESVGFLRVNLLGTVSHIRHPVIMITSTAPEEGKSSLTATLADGFASSDQRVLIVDLDLRRGTQGEVWKKYDQATNWVQLVGEGGGRNTQDALMDPQNVQVLRAEDNVDVLPAGPGITGSLQLLNRANLSAALTLWKDHYDVVLIDTAPLLALADGLVIGKHVDGVVMVVEANKTPLPAAAAAISRARQNNLNMLGVVINKVAASEQRYSGYSYNPRQE, translated from the coding sequence ATGCCTGATACCTACGACGAATCGCGCTACAGAGCGCCGCAGAAACGCGAACATCCCGAAGAGGATGAGATTGACTTGGGCGTGGTATGGCAGGGCGTCAAACGCCGACTCCCTGTCATCCTGCTGAGCAGCCTCGCACTCGGCACCGGAGCCTACCTGTGGTCGCGTTCACAGCCCAGCATCTATGAGGCGAGCGCCAGCGTGCTCTCCACCAATACCCAGACGCAGGAAACAGGCAACCTCCTGAATGGCCTGGGCCGCGCAGCCCCGCTGCCAGACGGCGTGATTGAGCAGGTCATGGTCAGCCCACTCGTGCTCGGAGAGGTCGTCAAACAGCTCCAGGCCTCAAGCGCCGTGCAGGAACCCGAACGTTCCCGCCTCGTGGCCGCCCTCCAGGAAGACCTGCGCCTGCAGAGCATGCGCGCCATCACGCTGGTCTCCAACGTGCAGGCCTACAGTGGTGGCAACGGCACCTATACCTTCAAGGCGCGTGCCCGTACGCCACAGGCAGCCCAGGTGCTGGCTGATCTCATCAGTCAGGCACTGCTCGACTGGGACAGAAGTCGAGCGCGCGAAGGACTCCGCCGGGCACAGGCCGGGTTCGAGGCTCAGCTGACCCAGGTCGAGCAGCAACTGCAAGGCTCCTCCGGGCAGGAGCGTCAGGTGCTGAGCAATCGGCAGGCCAGCATCCAGAGCAACCTCATCCAGATCAGTCTTCTTCAGGATTCCATTACCGGGGTCCTCAGTCCGCTCACGTCTGCCGTTCAACCAGGTGCACCCGTATCACCCAGGCCACTCAGAAACGCCCTGATCGCCATTGCCCTCGCGCTGCTGCTGGGCGTCCTGTACTCGGTGCTCCGGACCCTCCTGGACCGGACGGTCCGCTCAGAAGACGACGTTCTGAATCTTGGACTTCCGGTTCTGGCCTCTGTCCCCAGGATTCGCAAACGGGACGTCCTGCTGTCAGGTATCGTCCGTGCAGGCCGCAGCGCCGGCCTCTACGAATCCGTCGGCTTTCTCCGCGTCAACCTGCTGGGCACTGTCAGTCACATCAGGCATCCGGTCATCATGATCACCAGCACCGCCCCCGAAGAGGGAAAAAGCAGCCTCACGGCAACACTGGCCGATGGATTCGCCAGCAGTGACCAGCGCGTCCTGATCGTTGACCTTGACCTGCGCCGCGGCACGCAAGGAGAAGTCTGGAAGAAGTACGACCAGGCCACCAATTGGGTGCAGCTGGTCGGTGAAGGTGGTGGGCGCAATACCCAGGACGCCCTGATGGACCCGCAGAACGTGCAGGTTCTCCGTGCTGAGGACAATGTAGACGTGCTTCCAGCCGGCCCCGGTATCACGGGCTCACTGCAACTGCTGAACCGCGCGAACCTGAGTGCCGCCCTGACACTCTGGAAGGACCATTACGACGTGGTTCTGATCGATACAGCACCGCTGCTCGCGCTTGCAGACGGTCTTGTCATCGGCAAACACGTTGACGGCGTTGTCATGGTCGTCGAGGCGAACAAGACGCCACTACCAGCAGCAGCTGCCGCCATCAGCCGCGCCAGGCAGAATAATCTCAATATGCTGGGGGTCGTCATCAATAAAGTGGCGGCCAGCGAGCAGCGGTATAGTGGTTATTCATACAATCCGAGACAGGAATAA
- a CDS encoding glycosyltransferase family 2 protein yields MYSKSGVEKYLITIVIPTKDRYDTLAECLRTFEKLEHQDIFEVLVFDSSVNRSSFDIKEFKIKNIRYIHEKVSGFCETFSRSLDHATGHYVTIIGDDDAVLPALLDAVSWAFQNNVDSITPLLRAGYIWPGVTRQVGGSQDADRLLIQKFTGRITKVEAKKELERVVSNVFQDFDKLPKIYHGVVRLSKMKEVKLKYGDYFIGSSPDISAAVALADIVDSHFIVDFPLTLPGSSPRSGAGTSLSGKHIGSLENSPLGPFSKIWPLNFPKVYTVQTMWAFSGTYVLLRSPSSSLFRSFSSDKLLAATLIYNLPSAIKILQQEFKRQKISWPILAYHSIGYILKRARQLMNRIMRKGNYDLVADKKYLGSIVSAQEITSRIIQKAEHPFREKVQL; encoded by the coding sequence ATGTATAGTAAGTCAGGCGTAGAAAAATACCTTATCACTATTGTCATACCCACCAAAGATAGATACGATACACTGGCAGAATGCCTTAGAACATTCGAAAAATTAGAACATCAGGATATATTTGAGGTTTTAGTCTTTGACAGTTCTGTTAACCGATCAAGCTTCGACATAAAAGAGTTCAAAATTAAGAATATAAGATATATTCATGAGAAGGTAAGTGGTTTTTGTGAAACTTTTTCTAGATCCCTGGATCATGCCACAGGGCACTATGTCACTATCATAGGTGATGACGACGCCGTACTACCAGCATTATTAGACGCAGTGTCGTGGGCTTTTCAAAATAATGTGGATAGTATTACACCTCTGCTGCGAGCTGGTTACATTTGGCCAGGAGTTACTCGACAGGTTGGCGGAAGTCAAGATGCTGATCGCCTACTTATACAAAAATTTACCGGCAGGATCACCAAGGTAGAAGCAAAAAAGGAGTTGGAACGGGTAGTCTCAAATGTGTTCCAAGATTTCGATAAATTGCCGAAAATATACCATGGCGTCGTCAGACTTTCGAAAATGAAAGAGGTAAAGCTTAAATATGGCGACTACTTCATTGGATCAAGCCCTGATATTTCTGCCGCCGTAGCACTAGCTGATATTGTCGACTCGCACTTCATTGTTGATTTTCCATTAACCTTGCCAGGCAGTTCACCCAGAAGTGGAGCAGGCACCAGCCTAAGCGGGAAGCATATCGGCTCTCTTGAAAATAGTCCATTAGGGCCGTTTTCTAAGATTTGGCCCTTGAATTTCCCCAAAGTATATACAGTTCAAACTATGTGGGCTTTCTCTGGCACATATGTATTGCTACGAAGCCCTTCGTCAAGTCTGTTCAGGTCTTTTAGCTCAGACAAGCTACTGGCCGCAACACTCATTTATAATCTACCAAGTGCAATAAAAATTTTGCAACAAGAATTTAAAAGGCAGAAAATTAGTTGGCCCATTCTAGCTTATCACTCCATTGGATATATCTTAAAGAGAGCGAGGCAGCTTATGAATCGAATTATGCGCAAAGGCAATTATGACCTAGTTGCAGATAAAAAGTATTTAGGTAGCATAGTCAGTGCTCAAGAAATCACCAGTAGGATAATCCAAAAAGCAGAACATCCATTCAGGGAGAAGGTGCAGCTATGA
- the lpdA gene encoding dihydrolipoyl dehydrogenase — MDSYDVLVIGGGPAGYVAAIRAAQLGFKTACVDAFERNGKGSLGGTCLNVGCIPSKAMLDSSEKFEMLQHDFAEHGINVQGASVDVAQMLKRQASVVDKLTGGVAFLFRKNKITSIHGLGRLVRQDGDAWIVDAAGTEVKAKHVIVATGSSPRALPLAPFGGHVVENSGALSFTEVPGKLGVIGAGVIGLELGSVWRRLGAQVTVLEALPGFLMAADDAIAKEGLKLFQKQGLDFHFGVNISKVEQDETGVSVTYTEKEQEVTARFDKLIVSIGRVPHTQGLGADAVGLALDERGFVKVDHHYRTNLPGVYAIGDVIGGAMLAHKAEEEGVALAEMLAGQAGHVNYDVIPWVIYTSPEIAWAGLTEKQAKEKGLSIKTGQFPFSANGRALGHGDTRGFVKIIADAQTDKLLGVHMIGGGVSELIGEVVAIMEFGGSSEDLARTVHAHPTLSEVVKEAALATDKRALHM, encoded by the coding sequence ATGGATTCTTACGACGTTCTGGTGATTGGTGGCGGCCCCGCGGGGTACGTGGCAGCGATTCGCGCGGCGCAGCTGGGCTTCAAGACGGCCTGCGTGGACGCCTTTGAACGCAACGGCAAGGGCTCCCTGGGCGGCACGTGCCTGAACGTGGGCTGCATTCCCAGCAAGGCGATGCTGGACAGCAGCGAGAAGTTCGAGATGCTCCAGCATGACTTCGCCGAACACGGCATCAACGTGCAGGGCGCGTCCGTGGACGTCGCGCAGATGCTCAAGCGCCAGGCGAGCGTGGTGGACAAGCTGACGGGCGGCGTGGCGTTCCTGTTCCGCAAGAACAAGATCACCAGCATTCACGGCCTGGGCCGCCTCGTGCGCCAGGACGGCGACGCCTGGATCGTGGACGCGGCCGGCACCGAGGTGAAGGCCAAGCACGTGATCGTCGCGACCGGCAGCAGCCCCCGCGCGCTCCCGCTGGCGCCCTTCGGCGGGCACGTCGTGGAGAACAGCGGCGCGCTGAGCTTCACCGAAGTGCCCGGCAAGCTCGGCGTGATCGGCGCGGGCGTGATCGGCCTGGAACTCGGCAGCGTGTGGCGCCGCCTGGGCGCGCAGGTGACGGTCCTGGAGGCCCTGCCGGGCTTCCTGATGGCCGCCGACGACGCGATTGCCAAGGAGGGCCTGAAGCTGTTCCAGAAGCAGGGCCTGGACTTCCATTTCGGCGTGAACATCAGCAAAGTCGAGCAGGACGAGACCGGCGTCAGTGTGACCTACACCGAGAAGGAGCAGGAGGTTACGGCCCGCTTCGACAAGCTGATCGTGTCCATCGGCCGCGTGCCCCACACCCAGGGCCTCGGGGCCGACGCTGTGGGCCTCGCGCTGGATGAGCGCGGCTTCGTGAAGGTGGACCACCACTACCGCACGAACCTCCCCGGCGTGTACGCCATCGGGGACGTGATCGGCGGTGCCATGCTGGCCCACAAGGCCGAGGAGGAGGGCGTGGCCCTCGCAGAGATGCTGGCCGGGCAGGCCGGGCACGTGAACTACGACGTGATCCCCTGGGTGATCTACACCAGCCCCGAGATCGCCTGGGCGGGCCTGACCGAGAAGCAGGCGAAAGAGAAGGGCCTGAGCATCAAGACCGGGCAGTTCCCGTTCAGCGCGAACGGCCGCGCCCTGGGCCACGGCGACACGCGCGGCTTCGTGAAGATCATCGCGGACGCACAGACCGACAAGCTGCTGGGCGTGCACATGATCGGCGGCGGCGTCAGCGAACTGATCGGCGAGGTCGTGGCGATCATGGAGTTCGGCGGCAGCAGCGAGGACCTCGCCCGCACCGTCCACGCCCACCCTACCCTCAGTGAAGTCGTCAAGGAGGCCGCCCTGGCCACCGATAAACGCGCGCTGCACATGTAA